A region of Gemmatimonadota bacterium DNA encodes the following proteins:
- a CDS encoding RagB/SusD family nutrient uptake outer membrane protein translates to MRTTSGALAVGQDGRTTFFRQRKYATLAADIPIVKGTEMLLLRAEAALRNNDVAGAVTLINQVRAFHNTTSAPLPALTGITTAAQAWPVLQKERGATLGLEGRRRWDRRRWNAETGPAKNSYIDTRDKCIPISLNETQSNPNLRGT, encoded by the coding sequence GTGCGTACGACCAGCGGCGCGCTGGCGGTGGGTCAGGATGGGCGCACGACCTTCTTCCGCCAGCGCAAGTACGCCACACTGGCCGCCGACATCCCGATCGTGAAGGGGACCGAGATGCTGCTGCTGCGTGCCGAAGCGGCGTTGCGCAACAACGACGTGGCCGGGGCGGTGACGCTCATCAACCAGGTGCGCGCGTTCCATAACACCACGTCGGCGCCGCTCCCGGCGCTCACCGGGATCACGACGGCGGCCCAGGCGTGGCCGGTGCTGCAGAAGGAGCGTGGCGCGACGTTGGGGCTCGAGGGGCGCCGCCGGTGGGACCGGCGCCGGTGGAACGCCGAGACGGGGCCGGCCAAGAACAGCTACATCGACACGCGCGACAAGTGCATCCCGATCTCGCTCAACGAGACGCAGTCCAACCCCAACCTGCGCGGCACCTGA